The Pseudomonas solani genome segment GCCGAGCCGGCGCAGGGTGAAGTACTTGGCGATGGAGTAGTCCTCACAGTCGCCGGCGCCCTTGACCAGGGCTTCGACGGGGGTGGCCCAGTAGTCGTTCTGGCCCCAGTTGCGCTGGTCGTCGACGAAGCGCAGCTGGCGATTGAAGAAGCGATTGACGGCGGCGAGCTTGTCTTTCTCCGGCAATGCGCCGCTGCCGTCGATCAGCACGCTCCAGGCTTCGATGCGTTCCTTGGCGGTGCCGAGGCTGCCGTAGCGCTTCTGCGCGTTTTGCAGGATCAGGCCGAAATCCCAGTTGGCGGCGACCGCCGAGACCAGCAGGCAGGCGAGCAGGGCCAGCCACGTCGTCCGTGGCCGTCCTTGCTTCGCTTTCGCACGCCGCCCTAGCCGCATCATCAGGGTCTCCGCCCTTGGATCAGTGCAGTCTAGGTGGTGGTCGGGCTTTTTGCCGGTGGGCTTGGGCGATGTTTCGGGGCGGGCTTCAGCCGCGGTCCAGGGTCTTCTGGCGCAGGATGTAGACGGTGACCAGCACGGCGCTGGTGAGCATGAAGCCGCGCGCCCAGGGCAGGGGCACGAGGTAGCAGGAGAAGGCGATGCTGACCCACATCAGGCCGATGGCGTAGACCTTGCCCTTGAGCGGGATGCCGTTGCCTTCGAGGTAGTCCCTGATCCAGGGACC includes the following:
- the lapG gene encoding cysteine protease LapG, with amino-acid sequence MMRLGRRAKAKQGRPRTTWLALLACLLVSAVAANWDFGLILQNAQKRYGSLGTAKERIEAWSVLIDGSGALPEKDKLAAVNRFFNRQLRFVDDQRNWGQNDYWATPVEALVKGAGDCEDYSIAKYFTLRRLGIPSEKLRITYVKALNYNQAHMVLTYYASPSSDPLVLDNLIGEIRPASQRKDLLPVYAFNAEGLYTAGKRSGDSKKLSRWQDILQKMRAEGFAIGEG